In one Diabrotica virgifera virgifera chromosome 5, PGI_DIABVI_V3a genomic region, the following are encoded:
- the LOC126885030 gene encoding uncharacterized protein LOC126885030 isoform X2, translating to MDPTRFYGKHKETHILLPDVDSDLDYSSDDSITDETYLPDMLQDSSSSGDQIVEGDQLGQQADSYDDEDLPPPLSDLTNNQIPICSNYGKKKIDLKWTNSKNEAAQTPLWGAHLQE from the exons atggATCCAACACGTTTTTATGGCAAACATAAGGAAACACATATACTTTTACCAGATGTTGACAGTGATCTTGATTATAGCAGCGATGATAGCATAACAGATGAAACTTATCTACCAGATATGTTACAAG ATTCATCTAGTAGTGGTGATCAAATAGTAGAAGGTGACCAATTGGGTCAGCAAGCGGATTCTTATGATGATGAAGACCTACCGCCACCTCTATCAGACCTAACAAATAATCAAATTCCCATTTGTTCAAATTATGGAAAAAAGAAAATAGATTTGAAATGGACAAATTCAAAGAATGAGGCAGCTCAAACGCCTCTGTGGGGTGCCCATCTACAGGAGTGA